One window from the genome of Rhinolophus ferrumequinum isolate MPI-CBG mRhiFer1 chromosome 22, mRhiFer1_v1.p, whole genome shotgun sequence encodes:
- the OLFM3 gene encoding noelin-3 isoform X1 → MIPPLLKLGAVLSAMAMISNWMSQTLPSLVGLNTTRLSTPDTLTQISPKEGWQVYSSAQDPDGRCICTVVAPEQNLCSRDAKSRQLRQLLEKVQNMSQSIEVLNLRTQRDFQYVLKMETQMKGLKAKFRQIEDDRKTLMTKHFQELKEKMDELLPLIPVLEQYKTDAKLITQFKEEIRNLSAVLTAIQEEIGAYDYEELHQRVLSLETRLRDCMKKLTCGKLMKITGPMTVKTSGTRFGAWMTDPLAPEKNNRVWYMDSYTNNKIVREYKSIADFVSGAESRTYNLPFKWAGTNHVVYNGSLYFNKYQSNIIIKYSFDMGRVLAQRSLEYAGFHNVYPYTWGGFSDIDLMADEIGLWAVYATNQNAGNIVISQLNQDTLEVMKSWNTGYPKRSAGESFMICGTLYVTNSHLTGAKVYYSYSTKTSTYEYIDIPFHNQYFHISMLDYNARDRALYAWNNGHQVLFNVTLFHIIKTEDDT, encoded by the exons ACTCAGATTAGTCCCAAAGAAGGGTGGCAAGTGTACAGCTCAGCACAGGATCCTGATGGGCGATGCATTTGCACAGTGGTTGCACCGGAACAAAACCTGTGTTCCCGGGACGCCAAAAGCAGGCAGCTTCGCCAGCTGCTGGAAAAG GTTCAGAACATGTCCCAGTCTATTGAAGTCTTAAACTTGAGAACTCAGAGAGATTTCCAATATGTTCTAAAAATGGAAACCCAAATGAAAGGGCTGAAGGCCAAGTTTCGGCAGATTGAAGATGATCGGAAGACACTAATGACCAAGCATTTTCAA GAGCTGAAAGAGAAGATGGACGAGCTCCTGCCCTTGATCCCTGTGCTGGAACAGTACAAAACAGATGCCAAGTTAATCACCCAATTCAAGGAGGAAATCCGGAATCTGTCTGCCGTCCTCACAGCGATTCAGGAGGAAATCGGTGCCTATGATTACGAGGAACTCCATCAAAGAGTGCTTAGCTTGGAAACCAGACTTCGTGACTGCATGAAAAAGCTAA CATGTGGCAAATTGATGAAAATCACAGGCCCAATGACAGTCAAGACATCTGGAACCCGATTTGGTGCTTGGATGACAGATCCTTTAGCacctgaaaaaaataacaga GTGTGGTACATGGACAGttatactaacaacaaaattgTCCGTGAGTACAAATCAATTGCAGACTTTGTCAGTGGGGCTGAATCAAGAACATACAACCTCCCTTTTAAATGGGCAGGAACTAATCATGTTGTCTACAATGGCTCACTCTATTTTAACAAGTATCAGAGTAACATAATCATCAAATACAGCTTTGATATGGGGAGAGTGCTTGCCCAACGAAGCCTGGAGTATGCTGGCTTCCACAACGTTTACCCCTACACATGGGGTGGATTCTCTGACATCGACCTAATGGCTGATGAAATCGGGCTGTGGGCTGTGTATGCAACTAACCAGAATGCAGGCAATATTGTCATCAGTCAACTTAACCAAGACACCTTGGAGGTGATGAAGAGCTGGAACACCGGCTATCCCAAGAGAAGTGCAGGGGAATCTTTCATGATCTGTGGGACACTGTATGTCACCAACTCCCACTTAACTGGAGCCAAGGTGTATTATTCCTATTCCACCAAAACCTCCACATATGAGTACATAGACATTCCCTTTCATAACCAATACTTTCACATATCCATGCTTGACTACAATGCCAGAGATAGAGCTCTTTATGCCTGGAACAATGGTCACCAGGTCCTGTTCAATGTCACCCTTTTCCATATCATTAAGACTGAGGATGATACATAA
- the OLFM3 gene encoding noelin-3 isoform X3, with protein MQATSNLLNLLLLSLLAGLDPSKTQISPKEGWQVYSSAQDPDGRCICTVVAPEQNLCSRDAKSRQLRQLLEKVQNMSQSIEVLNLRTQRDFQYVLKMETQMKGLKAKFRQIEDDRKTLMTKHFQELKEKMDELLPLIPVLEQYKTDAKLITQFKEEIRNLSAVLTAIQEEIGAYDYEELHQRVLSLETRLRDCMKKLTCGKLMKITGPMTVKTSGTRFGAWMTDPLAPEKNNRVWYMDSYTNNKIVREYKSIADFVSGAESRTYNLPFKWAGTNHVVYNGSLYFNKYQSNIIIKYSFDMGRVLAQRSLEYAGFHNVYPYTWGGFSDIDLMADEIGLWAVYATNQNAGNIVISQLNQDTLEVMKSWNTGYPKRSAGESFMICGTLYVTNSHLTGAKVYYSYSTKTSTYEYIDIPFHNQYFHISMLDYNARDRALYAWNNGHQVLFNVTLFHIIKTEDDT; from the exons ACTCAGATTAGTCCCAAAGAAGGGTGGCAAGTGTACAGCTCAGCACAGGATCCTGATGGGCGATGCATTTGCACAGTGGTTGCACCGGAACAAAACCTGTGTTCCCGGGACGCCAAAAGCAGGCAGCTTCGCCAGCTGCTGGAAAAG GTTCAGAACATGTCCCAGTCTATTGAAGTCTTAAACTTGAGAACTCAGAGAGATTTCCAATATGTTCTAAAAATGGAAACCCAAATGAAAGGGCTGAAGGCCAAGTTTCGGCAGATTGAAGATGATCGGAAGACACTAATGACCAAGCATTTTCAA GAGCTGAAAGAGAAGATGGACGAGCTCCTGCCCTTGATCCCTGTGCTGGAACAGTACAAAACAGATGCCAAGTTAATCACCCAATTCAAGGAGGAAATCCGGAATCTGTCTGCCGTCCTCACAGCGATTCAGGAGGAAATCGGTGCCTATGATTACGAGGAACTCCATCAAAGAGTGCTTAGCTTGGAAACCAGACTTCGTGACTGCATGAAAAAGCTAA CATGTGGCAAATTGATGAAAATCACAGGCCCAATGACAGTCAAGACATCTGGAACCCGATTTGGTGCTTGGATGACAGATCCTTTAGCacctgaaaaaaataacaga GTGTGGTACATGGACAGttatactaacaacaaaattgTCCGTGAGTACAAATCAATTGCAGACTTTGTCAGTGGGGCTGAATCAAGAACATACAACCTCCCTTTTAAATGGGCAGGAACTAATCATGTTGTCTACAATGGCTCACTCTATTTTAACAAGTATCAGAGTAACATAATCATCAAATACAGCTTTGATATGGGGAGAGTGCTTGCCCAACGAAGCCTGGAGTATGCTGGCTTCCACAACGTTTACCCCTACACATGGGGTGGATTCTCTGACATCGACCTAATGGCTGATGAAATCGGGCTGTGGGCTGTGTATGCAACTAACCAGAATGCAGGCAATATTGTCATCAGTCAACTTAACCAAGACACCTTGGAGGTGATGAAGAGCTGGAACACCGGCTATCCCAAGAGAAGTGCAGGGGAATCTTTCATGATCTGTGGGACACTGTATGTCACCAACTCCCACTTAACTGGAGCCAAGGTGTATTATTCCTATTCCACCAAAACCTCCACATATGAGTACATAGACATTCCCTTTCATAACCAATACTTTCACATATCCATGCTTGACTACAATGCCAGAGATAGAGCTCTTTATGCCTGGAACAATGGTCACCAGGTCCTGTTCAATGTCACCCTTTTCCATATCATTAAGACTGAGGATGATACATAA
- the OLFM3 gene encoding noelin-3 isoform X2 gives MALIVLLLESTALEHTAWLHTQLYYIQAVRSQTQISPKEGWQVYSSAQDPDGRCICTVVAPEQNLCSRDAKSRQLRQLLEKVQNMSQSIEVLNLRTQRDFQYVLKMETQMKGLKAKFRQIEDDRKTLMTKHFQELKEKMDELLPLIPVLEQYKTDAKLITQFKEEIRNLSAVLTAIQEEIGAYDYEELHQRVLSLETRLRDCMKKLTCGKLMKITGPMTVKTSGTRFGAWMTDPLAPEKNNRVWYMDSYTNNKIVREYKSIADFVSGAESRTYNLPFKWAGTNHVVYNGSLYFNKYQSNIIIKYSFDMGRVLAQRSLEYAGFHNVYPYTWGGFSDIDLMADEIGLWAVYATNQNAGNIVISQLNQDTLEVMKSWNTGYPKRSAGESFMICGTLYVTNSHLTGAKVYYSYSTKTSTYEYIDIPFHNQYFHISMLDYNARDRALYAWNNGHQVLFNVTLFHIIKTEDDT, from the exons ATGGCTCTCATTGTATTACTCCTGGAAAGTACTGCTCTGGAGCATACTGCTTGGCTTCATACACAGCTCTACTACATACAAGCTGTGCGTTCTCAG ACTCAGATTAGTCCCAAAGAAGGGTGGCAAGTGTACAGCTCAGCACAGGATCCTGATGGGCGATGCATTTGCACAGTGGTTGCACCGGAACAAAACCTGTGTTCCCGGGACGCCAAAAGCAGGCAGCTTCGCCAGCTGCTGGAAAAG GTTCAGAACATGTCCCAGTCTATTGAAGTCTTAAACTTGAGAACTCAGAGAGATTTCCAATATGTTCTAAAAATGGAAACCCAAATGAAAGGGCTGAAGGCCAAGTTTCGGCAGATTGAAGATGATCGGAAGACACTAATGACCAAGCATTTTCAA GAGCTGAAAGAGAAGATGGACGAGCTCCTGCCCTTGATCCCTGTGCTGGAACAGTACAAAACAGATGCCAAGTTAATCACCCAATTCAAGGAGGAAATCCGGAATCTGTCTGCCGTCCTCACAGCGATTCAGGAGGAAATCGGTGCCTATGATTACGAGGAACTCCATCAAAGAGTGCTTAGCTTGGAAACCAGACTTCGTGACTGCATGAAAAAGCTAA CATGTGGCAAATTGATGAAAATCACAGGCCCAATGACAGTCAAGACATCTGGAACCCGATTTGGTGCTTGGATGACAGATCCTTTAGCacctgaaaaaaataacaga GTGTGGTACATGGACAGttatactaacaacaaaattgTCCGTGAGTACAAATCAATTGCAGACTTTGTCAGTGGGGCTGAATCAAGAACATACAACCTCCCTTTTAAATGGGCAGGAACTAATCATGTTGTCTACAATGGCTCACTCTATTTTAACAAGTATCAGAGTAACATAATCATCAAATACAGCTTTGATATGGGGAGAGTGCTTGCCCAACGAAGCCTGGAGTATGCTGGCTTCCACAACGTTTACCCCTACACATGGGGTGGATTCTCTGACATCGACCTAATGGCTGATGAAATCGGGCTGTGGGCTGTGTATGCAACTAACCAGAATGCAGGCAATATTGTCATCAGTCAACTTAACCAAGACACCTTGGAGGTGATGAAGAGCTGGAACACCGGCTATCCCAAGAGAAGTGCAGGGGAATCTTTCATGATCTGTGGGACACTGTATGTCACCAACTCCCACTTAACTGGAGCCAAGGTGTATTATTCCTATTCCACCAAAACCTCCACATATGAGTACATAGACATTCCCTTTCATAACCAATACTTTCACATATCCATGCTTGACTACAATGCCAGAGATAGAGCTCTTTATGCCTGGAACAATGGTCACCAGGTCCTGTTCAATGTCACCCTTTTCCATATCATTAAGACTGAGGATGATACATAA